Proteins from a genomic interval of Nematostella vectensis chromosome 5, jaNemVect1.1, whole genome shotgun sequence:
- the LOC5507638 gene encoding band 4.1-like protein 4A, whose amino-acid sequence MPRESGLFKCQVVLLDNSTFTTSFEKRKETKGKELLRRVCIELNIPPRDQGYFGIQSTKWEDGALSWLEMEKDLRSQFLKLTGFQFAVRFYPRNIDLLSEISRELLCLQVKDSIIRGKFLKPVSIDQQAVLDSYFAQLKLGDYDSKKNSKGYLVRENSRFFVPPNGLNSDGEINESDYEEIVKKMHKKLIGESPARAGNRFLRAAESIPFYGICTHHGATDENGNSIVIGCCNRGLIFYEGKPDGEPGKLLSEFEWHEVIGARQHEQKLHILSLNNKEKVGEKLTFYFHGVFGHTSAKRVLKDLIAHQRLFDQSENLVGGYTRPRLFSIGRTIKRSLNRKRNATFDVKSNRRQSMFGRVKSSLKRRISGAELNEIDETKQSYRASVITVEECLEDNV is encoded by the coding sequence atgcCTCGAGAATCTGGGTTATTCAAGTGCCAAGTCGTTCTTCTTGATAACAGTACTTTTACCACAAGTTTCGAGAAACGGAAGGAAACCAAGGGAAAAGAATTGCTACGCCGTGTTTGCATTGAGCTGAATATTCCTCCCCGCGACCAAGGTTACTTTGGCATCCAGTCAACGAAATGGGAAGATGGAGCTTTGAGCTGGCTCGAAATGGAGAAAGATCTACGCTCACAGTTCCTTAAATTAACAGGTTTCCAGTTTGCTGTTCGATTTTATCCTCGTAACATTGATCTACTTAGTGAAATTTCGCGGGAGCTGCTATGTTTACAAGTTAAGGATTCTATTATACGCGGGAAATTTCTGAAGCCAGTGTCAATAGATCAACAGGCTGTTTTGGACAGCTACTTTGCTCAGTTAAAACTTGGTGATTACGATTCAAAGAAAAATTCTAAAGGGTATCTTGTTAGGGAAAACAGCCGTTTTTTTGTGCCACCAAATGGCCTGAACTCCGATGGGGAGATCAACGAAAGCGACTACGAAGAAATAGTCAAAAAGATGCATAAGAAACTCATCGGAGAGTCACCAGCGCGAGCCGGGAATCGTTTTCTTAGAGCCGCCGAAAGCATTCCCTTTTATGGTATTTGCACACACCACGGAGCAACTGACGAGAATGGAAACTCAATTGTTATTGGCTGTTGCAACAGAGGGCTGATTTTCTATGAGGGCAAACCCGATGGAGAACCGGGAAAGTTGTTGTCTGAATTCGAGTGGCACGAAGTTATCGGCGCACGTCAGCACGAGCAAAAACTTCACATATTAAGCTtgaataataaagaaaaagttggCGAGAAGTTAACATTTTATTTCCATGGTGTGTTTGGGCATACTTCCGCTAAAAGAGTTCTCAAGGACTTGATTGCACACCAAAGGTTGTTTGACCAATCCGAGAATCTGGTTGGAGGCTACACTCGCCCAAGATTATTCTCGATTGGGCGTACTATTAAACGATCTCTCAACCGGAAGAGAAACGCCACATTCGATGTGAAAAGCAACAGGCGGCAAAGCATGTTCGGGAGGGTCAAGAGCTCACTGAAGAGGCGGATTTCTGGGGCGGAACTTAACGAAATAGATGAGACCAAGCAATCATATCGAGCAAGTGTGATAACAGTAGAAGAATGTTTGGAGGACAATGTCTAA